In Bacteroidota bacterium, one DNA window encodes the following:
- a CDS encoding 4Fe-4S dicluster domain-containing protein, whose translation MMRFDPHDPKYWDKQELDSEFTRVVDICNGCRLCDNLCPPFADLFDRIDQEDDKQTAAGIGHENPVLQLKAADYKHTVDTCYQCKLCYPKCPYTPPHEYQLDFPRLLLRAQAIDVKENGKSFKNKLRDSFLGDADKTANIATTFNALFNWANTNPMTRSLMQSVVGVHKKKKLPHYYAEPFDKRAKKNGASVAAPVDKVALYYTCLMNNNRPWVPEQFTEILQAHNVEVIVPPQECCGMPELGTGELDRVYPKVNRNIERLLPLVDAGYKIIAMSPSCSMMLRLEYEQYAQDKEAAKRLAAATLDPCEYLMQLHRRKLLKTEFPGASTMKVSYHVPCHLKVQNIGFQTRDLLKLIPGVEVQTIQQCSGHDGSWSMKQEYYEISLDAGKKLFKAIEREKPAKVASDCSLAHLHIEEGTGEIADHPIEIVYRAMGFTKFLNRGR comes from the coding sequence ATGATGAGGTTTGATCCGCACGACCCGAAATACTGGGATAAGCAAGAGCTGGATTCGGAGTTCACTCGTGTTGTCGATATCTGCAATGGATGTCGGCTGTGCGACAATCTCTGTCCGCCGTTCGCCGATCTCTTCGATCGGATCGATCAGGAAGACGACAAGCAGACTGCCGCAGGCATCGGTCATGAGAACCCCGTACTTCAACTGAAGGCAGCCGATTACAAGCACACGGTCGATACCTGCTATCAGTGTAAGCTGTGTTACCCGAAGTGTCCGTACACGCCGCCGCACGAATACCAACTCGATTTCCCGCGCTTGCTCTTGCGTGCGCAAGCGATCGATGTGAAGGAGAACGGCAAGTCGTTCAAGAACAAGCTACGAGACTCGTTCCTCGGCGACGCCGACAAGACGGCGAACATTGCGACGACCTTCAATGCTCTCTTTAACTGGGCGAACACAAACCCGATGACCCGCTCGCTGATGCAATCGGTCGTCGGTGTGCATAAGAAGAAGAAACTCCCCCATTATTACGCAGAGCCGTTCGACAAGCGCGCGAAGAAGAACGGCGCATCGGTGGCGGCGCCAGTGGACAAAGTCGCACTCTATTATACATGTCTCATGAACAACAACCGGCCGTGGGTGCCGGAGCAGTTCACGGAGATCTTGCAAGCACATAACGTCGAGGTGATCGTCCCGCCACAGGAATGCTGCGGCATGCCCGAGCTTGGCACGGGCGAGCTCGACCGTGTATATCCGAAGGTCAACCGCAACATCGAACGCCTGCTTCCGCTCGTCGATGCAGGATACAAGATCATCGCTATGAGCCCGAGCTGCTCGATGATGCTACGCCTGGAGTACGAGCAGTACGCACAGGACAAGGAAGCGGCGAAACGATTAGCTGCCGCAACGCTCGACCCGTGCGAGTACTTGATGCAATTGCATCGCCGCAAGCTGCTCAAGACCGAGTTTCCAGGAGCGTCGACGATGAAAGTGAGCTACCACGTACCGTGCCACCTGAAAGTGCAGAACATCGGCTTCCAGACTCGCGACCTGCTGAAGCTCATCCCCGGCGTTGAGGTCCAGACGATCCAGCAATGCTCCGGCCACGATGGCTCGTGGTCGATGAAGCAAGAGTATTACGAAATCTCGCTCGATGCAGGGAAGAAGCTCTTTAAGGCGATCGAACGCGAGAAACCCGCGAAGGTCGCCAGCGACTGCTCGCTCGCACACCTGCACATCGAGGAAGGCACCGGCGAGATCGCCGACCATCCCATCGAGATCGTCTATCGCGCGATGGGATTTACGAAATTTTTGAACCGGGGGCGATAG
- a CDS encoding GxxExxY protein, giving the protein MIKHQAITEKIIRGYYKVYNTLGYGFLEKVYEQALCLELRNQGLHASTQQEIEVYYEGSRVGLYYADLVVEHCVIVELKAAEGLAPEYEAQLLNYLKATDIEVGLLMNFGPKAQFKRMIFDNERKAIRDNPLDPRSSVAN; this is encoded by the coding sequence ATGATTAAGCACCAAGCGATTACCGAGAAGATTATTCGAGGGTATTACAAAGTGTACAATACGCTGGGATACGGTTTTCTCGAAAAGGTCTATGAACAAGCACTCTGTCTTGAACTTCGTAATCAAGGGTTGCACGCGAGTACACAACAAGAAATAGAAGTATACTACGAAGGCTCTCGGGTCGGGCTGTATTATGCCGATCTTGTTGTAGAGCATTGCGTCATTGTCGAACTCAAAGCAGCCGAAGGACTTGCGCCAGAATACGAAGCCCAACTACTCAATTATCTGAAAGCAACAGACATTGAAGTAGGGTTGCTCATGAATTTCGGCCCAAAAGCACAGTTCAAACGGATGATCTTTGACAACGAACGAAAAGCGATCCGTGATAATCCGCTTGATCCGCGTTCATCCGTGGCCAATTGA
- a CDS encoding DUF3501 family protein, whose amino-acid sequence MKPIEFADVKNIYEYEKVRTAFRQQVIAAKKPRRMHLGEDMTLVFENRDSVLFQIQEMIRTERIITDEGMQHEIDTYNQILPKENELSATLLIDITEKHLIKPMLDSLVGLGKDSLFLKIGNQELPALFDESQLEDDRISAVQYIKWKLSDDDVQAFANRTTRISLVCRHPNYLAEHVLTEEQRMALSNDLLESVRPVSA is encoded by the coding sequence ATGAAACCGATTGAATTTGCTGATGTAAAGAATATCTACGAGTACGAGAAGGTGCGCACTGCCTTCCGCCAGCAGGTGATCGCTGCCAAGAAGCCGCGGCGCATGCACCTTGGCGAGGATATGACGCTCGTCTTCGAGAATCGCGATAGCGTACTCTTCCAGATCCAGGAGATGATCCGCACCGAGCGCATCATCACTGACGAGGGCATGCAGCACGAGATCGACACCTACAACCAGATCCTACCGAAGGAGAACGAACTCTCGGCGACACTCCTGATCGACATCACCGAGAAGCACCTGATCAAGCCGATGCTCGATTCGCTCGTCGGCCTTGGAAAGGACTCGTTGTTTCTGAAGATCGGCAACCAGGAGCTCCCTGCGCTGTTCGACGAATCGCAGCTCGAAGACGATCGTATCAGCGCGGTGCAATACATCAAATGGAAGCTTTCGGACGACGATGTACAGGCATTTGCCAACCGCACAACCCGGATCAGCCTCGTCTGCCGCCACCCGAACTATCTTGCCGAGCACGTCCTTACAGAGGAGCAGCGTATGGCATTATCAAACGATCTTCTTGAATCCGTTCGCCCGGTCTCGGCGTAA
- a CDS encoding 6-carboxytetrahydropterin synthase, with protein sequence MVYVTRKAHFSAAHRLFNPTFSAERNEAVFDKCNNPHGHGHNYTLEVTVAGVPDPLTGYVIDLKKLAAMIDEYILDRVDHKHLNFDVPELRGIIPTAENISIVFWQLLEPRISEGTLHSIKVFESDNNFVEYRGEPVGPLPRYDIDATQGQPIEDHPLYA encoded by the coding sequence ATGGTATATGTAACCAGAAAAGCTCATTTCTCAGCCGCGCACCGGCTCTTTAACCCCACGTTCAGCGCCGAGCGCAACGAGGCCGTCTTCGATAAGTGCAACAACCCACACGGGCATGGCCACAATTATACACTCGAAGTGACTGTCGCCGGCGTCCCGGATCCGCTCACCGGCTATGTGATCGACCTCAAAAAGCTCGCCGCCATGATCGACGAGTATATTCTTGACCGCGTCGATCACAAGCATCTGAACTTCGACGTCCCGGAGCTTCGCGGCATCATCCCGACGGCCGAGAACATCTCGATCGTCTTTTGGCAATTGCTCGAGCCGCGCATTTCCGAAGGCACGCTGCACTCGATCAAAGTATTCGAGAGCGACAACAATTTTGTAGAATACAGAGGCGAACCGGTCGGCCCGCTGCCGCGATACGACATCGACGCAACGCAGGGCCAGCCGATCGAAGACCACCCACTCTATGCATAG
- the folE gene encoding GTP cyclohydrolase I FolE — protein MPYTKEGSESDPTLRSLTRSLLVELGEDPERAGLKRTPHRVAKAMRYLTSGYEMNIEKVLNGAIFDEQVDEMVIVKDIDFFSMCEHHMLPFFGKAHIAYIPNGKIVGLSKIPRIVEVFARRLQVQERMTREIADTLMEHLNPLGVAVVTEARHMCMMMRGVEKQNSVTTASAMLGAFKEKPTRSEFMTLINSKLV, from the coding sequence ATGCCCTATACGAAAGAAGGCTCGGAATCGGACCCGACCCTTCGCTCGCTCACGCGTTCGCTGCTTGTCGAGCTCGGCGAAGATCCCGAACGCGCGGGGCTCAAACGGACGCCGCACCGCGTGGCAAAGGCCATGCGATATCTGACGAGCGGCTATGAGATGAATATCGAGAAGGTGCTCAACGGCGCCATCTTCGACGAACAGGTCGACGAGATGGTGATCGTTAAGGACATCGACTTCTTCTCGATGTGCGAGCATCACATGCTCCCCTTCTTCGGGAAAGCGCATATCGCCTACATCCCGAATGGTAAGATCGTGGGTCTCTCGAAGATCCCGCGCATCGTCGAGGTCTTTGCCCGCCGCTTGCAGGTACAGGAACGTATGACCCGCGAGATCGCCGACACGCTCATGGAGCATCTCAATCCGCTCGGCGTAGCAGTCGTAACCGAAGCACGGCACATGTGCATGATGATGCGCGGCGTCGAGAAACAGAACTCCGTCACGACGGCCAGTGCAATGCTGGGTGCATTCAAAGAAAAGCCGACGCGTTCCGAGTTCATGACACTCATCAACTCGAAGCTCGTCTGA
- a CDS encoding M61 family metallopeptidase, giving the protein MLATVLMLVASASLAQQLSFTVDLTKTGSKEAFVELSIHGLKPAKKPSYQMPVWAPGAYSVTNYGRFVKNFKVVDASGKEIPATKVNENRWEMPAGSKPAKITYSVINSYLDSTSLYFAMCHIDTNFFFANGTCLFGYMNDDKSLKAKVGYLIPSGWSGYTANNTAELPKTLSLDASNYDELADAPIMAGKGLQVREFEQGGAKYDVVVASDESFLMDSLEIYTKKIVKSQTDFFGDTPFKRYTFLINAPTFSKAPSQAFGALEHANSSAYLMINMPWSFFKEFGISTISHEFFHLWNVKRIHSSKLGPFDYTQRVMTTSLWLSEGVTDYYANALLSRSGILPPHAFEKKIAEWSMASGGSRAVKEETLEQLSIDESAFDLGKAMSFYTKGPLVALMLDIEIRTRTNDQYSLDDVMHGLYAQSKNKNYFKDEELIGRIEKITGLNLQSFYKSYIAGTDSLPLASYLVQLGLLKDVEHTEYSGFAWRTRFVHDDSALVIESFYDNSELDTAGLAIGDTILSINGQHMTRDDADEFSMNHATPQRLDIVFRRHGTTLQRSVTMLHPRSSRTLKQDIAPDEHAGSLAREIRRSIYGG; this is encoded by the coding sequence ATGCTCGCCACTGTTCTGATGCTCGTTGCCTCGGCATCGCTTGCGCAGCAGCTATCGTTCACTGTCGATCTTACCAAGACCGGTTCGAAGGAAGCCTTCGTCGAGCTTTCGATACACGGGCTCAAACCGGCGAAGAAGCCAAGTTACCAAATGCCGGTCTGGGCTCCGGGCGCCTATTCGGTGACGAACTACGGACGCTTCGTCAAGAACTTCAAAGTCGTCGATGCCTCCGGCAAGGAGATCCCAGCAACGAAAGTGAATGAGAATCGCTGGGAGATGCCCGCCGGATCCAAGCCCGCGAAGATCACATACTCCGTGATCAACTCGTATCTCGACTCGACGAGCCTTTACTTCGCCATGTGTCATATCGACACCAATTTCTTCTTTGCGAACGGGACTTGCTTGTTCGGGTATATGAACGATGACAAATCGCTCAAGGCGAAGGTCGGATATCTCATCCCCTCCGGCTGGTCTGGGTATACGGCAAACAATACGGCCGAACTTCCGAAGACGCTTTCGCTTGATGCCAGTAATTACGACGAACTGGCCGATGCGCCGATCATGGCGGGCAAGGGGCTGCAAGTGCGCGAATTCGAGCAAGGTGGGGCGAAATACGATGTCGTCGTCGCAAGCGATGAGTCGTTCCTAATGGATTCGCTCGAGATCTATACGAAAAAGATCGTCAAGTCACAAACCGATTTCTTCGGTGACACCCCGTTCAAACGGTACACCTTCCTGATCAACGCACCCACGTTTTCCAAAGCGCCATCCCAGGCATTCGGCGCATTGGAGCATGCAAATTCCAGCGCGTATCTGATGATCAACATGCCGTGGTCCTTCTTTAAGGAATTCGGCATCTCGACAATCTCGCACGAGTTCTTCCATCTCTGGAACGTCAAACGAATCCACTCCAGCAAGCTCGGACCGTTCGACTATACACAGCGCGTGATGACGACATCGCTCTGGCTGAGCGAAGGCGTTACGGACTACTATGCAAATGCGCTGCTATCTCGCAGCGGAATCCTTCCGCCGCACGCCTTCGAAAAAAAGATCGCCGAGTGGTCGATGGCGTCCGGTGGTTCTCGCGCCGTGAAAGAAGAAACCCTCGAACAACTCTCGATCGACGAGAGCGCGTTCGATCTGGGGAAAGCCATGAGTTTCTACACCAAAGGCCCGCTCGTCGCGCTGATGCTCGACATCGAGATCCGCACTCGCACGAACGACCAGTATTCTCTCGACGATGTCATGCATGGGCTTTATGCGCAATCGAAGAACAAGAACTACTTCAAAGACGAAGAACTCATCGGCCGCATCGAGAAGATCACAGGCCTCAACCTTCAGAGCTTCTACAAGAGCTATATCGCCGGGACCGATTCGCTGCCACTCGCGTCCTATCTCGTGCAGCTTGGACTGCTCAAAGACGTCGAACACACCGAATACTCCGGGTTCGCCTGGCGTACGCGGTTTGTGCACGACGATTCCGCGCTCGTGATCGAATCGTTCTATGACAACAGCGAACTCGATACTGCCGGCCTTGCGATCGGCGATACAATCCTTTCGATCAACGGGCAGCACATGACACGCGACGATGCCGACGAATTCTCGATGAATCACGCGACTCCGCAACGGCTCGACATTGTGTTCCGCCGACATGGTACGACGCTACAGCGAAGCGTTACGATGCTGCATCCGCGCTCATCGCGGACGTTGAAACAGGATATCGCACCCGATGAACATGCCGGTTCGCTGGCCCGCGAGATCCGCCGAAGCATCTATGGCGGCTAA
- a CDS encoding HNH endonuclease, whose protein sequence is MGKAEIVGTATGKRVHSAHASMPFPSVVRLSQYVHIPFKKVILSRKNILRRDGHQCQYCGARSALTVDHIVPKSRGGEDSWENLITACIRCNNRKGNMSLDESNMRLRSRPIKPNHVVFLRQYVGTVDKSWEPYLFMQ, encoded by the coding sequence ATGGGAAAAGCGGAAATCGTCGGGACCGCAACGGGCAAACGCGTCCATTCCGCGCATGCGTCGATGCCATTCCCAAGTGTGGTACGGCTCTCGCAGTACGTGCACATCCCATTCAAGAAGGTGATCCTCTCGCGCAAGAATATTCTGCGACGCGACGGACACCAGTGCCAGTATTGCGGCGCACGCAGCGCGCTGACTGTCGATCATATCGTCCCGAAATCGCGCGGCGGCGAGGACTCGTGGGAGAATCTCATCACGGCCTGTATCCGATGTAATAATCGCAAAGGCAACATGAGCCTCGACGAATCGAACATGCGTCTGCGCTCACGCCCGATCAAACCGAACCATGTGGTGTTCCTGCGTCAGTATGTCGGCACTGTCGATAAGTCGTGGGAGCCATATCTCTTTATGCAGTAG
- a CDS encoding (4Fe-4S)-binding protein encodes MSHFDKSYTNGEITVFWKPEICQHSGNCARGLPTVFKPRQHPWITLEEASTAEIIVAVENCPSRALTWKPVEIDPRTSA; translated from the coding sequence GTGTCCCACTTCGATAAATCATACACGAACGGCGAGATCACGGTATTCTGGAAACCGGAGATCTGCCAGCATAGTGGGAATTGTGCCCGAGGCTTGCCGACCGTCTTCAAGCCGCGTCAGCATCCGTGGATCACGCTTGAAGAAGCCAGCACTGCGGAGATTATTGTGGCCGTAGAGAATTGCCCGTCCAGGGCACTGACGTGGAAGCCGGTTGAGATCGATCCGCGCACATCCGCTTGA
- a CDS encoding uracil-DNA glycosylase — translation MPTSYELHTPTSREAVQQPVTIETHTQHPSTSEPWENATDLVMLKSMIENCTKCPLHETRTKFVFGVGNPNAKVMVIGEAPGADEDKKGEPFVGRAGQLLDKMLLAINFPREEVFIANILKSRPPGNRDPQPAEVAACEPYLWKQIDIIKPKMILCMGRIAGINLLKNGIDTLAKLRGNVYDFRGAKVMVTYHPAALLRNPNWKHGAWEDLQKFRALYDEMMLSVTE, via the coding sequence ATGCCAACGAGTTACGAATTGCACACACCAACAAGTAGAGAGGCAGTACAACAGCCAGTGACGATCGAAACCCACACCCAGCATCCTTCGACCTCCGAACCATGGGAGAATGCAACCGATCTCGTGATGCTCAAATCGATGATCGAGAACTGCACGAAATGCCCGTTGCATGAGACGCGCACCAAGTTCGTCTTCGGCGTCGGCAATCCGAATGCGAAAGTGATGGTCATTGGCGAAGCGCCCGGCGCCGATGAAGACAAGAAAGGCGAGCCGTTCGTCGGTAGAGCCGGTCAGCTGCTCGACAAAATGCTGCTTGCGATCAACTTCCCGCGTGAGGAAGTGTTCATCGCGAATATCCTCAAGTCCCGTCCGCCGGGAAATCGCGATCCGCAGCCTGCGGAAGTTGCAGCGTGCGAACCGTATCTCTGGAAACAGATCGACATCATCAAGCCGAAGATGATTTTGTGCATGGGCCGCATCGCGGGGATCAACCTGTTGAAAAATGGCATCGACACTCTCGCGAAGCTGCGGGGGAATGTGTATGATTTTCGCGGTGCGAAGGTGATGGTGACCTACCATCCTGCAGCGCTGTTACGCAATCCGAATTGGAAGCACGGGGCGTGGGAAGATCTGCAGAAGTTCAGGGCGTTGTATGATGAGATGATGCTCTCTGTCACCGAGTGA
- the coaBC gene encoding bifunctional phosphopantothenoylcysteine decarboxylase/phosphopantothenate--cysteine ligase CoaBC, whose product MLQGKKIIYGITGSVATIKAPIVARELMRAGAEVHCVLTTHAEQFTTAYALSVLTKHEAITSIFPTPHSRPSTQHSSTWHIDLGRSADAMLIAPCSATTLGKLRFGIYDNAVLLAAASLREGTPLVVAPAMDEEMWLQPAVRENIEWLRGKGVYVIEPTSGALASGLSGKGRMKEPDELVEEFAHMWASATPTTPTPNPKPEHGTLSGKRILITGGPTYEPIDPVRFIGNRSSGKMGAALANVALQEFGAAVTLVMGPSSEQTEGLMHRIDVESAAEMYRAVMQQLPAADIVVMSAAVSDYRIKNYSAAKLKKDASRSALTLELELTTDILKDIAANTRSGQFVVGFALESKERGEEYARKKLTEKSLDMIVLNYFDEAGAGFATDTNRVTIFLKDGSRRDFALAGKREIAREIFTLIASLI is encoded by the coding sequence ATGCTTCAAGGCAAAAAGATCATCTACGGTATCACGGGCTCGGTCGCCACGATCAAGGCGCCGATCGTCGCGCGCGAACTCATGCGCGCGGGTGCCGAGGTGCATTGCGTGCTGACGACGCATGCCGAACAATTCACGACGGCGTATGCGCTCTCGGTGCTAACCAAGCACGAAGCGATCACGAGCATATTCCCAACACCGCACTCCAGGCCGAGCACACAGCACTCCTCGACCTGGCATATCGATCTTGGCCGTTCGGCCGATGCAATGCTCATTGCACCATGTTCCGCGACGACACTCGGGAAACTTCGTTTCGGCATATACGATAATGCCGTATTGCTTGCTGCGGCTTCTCTTCGAGAGGGCACACCGTTGGTGGTCGCGCCGGCAATGGACGAGGAAATGTGGCTCCAACCTGCAGTACGGGAAAACATCGAGTGGCTCCGCGGGAAGGGCGTGTATGTTATCGAACCGACAAGCGGCGCACTCGCCAGTGGGCTCAGCGGGAAAGGCCGCATGAAAGAGCCGGACGAACTCGTCGAAGAATTTGCGCACATGTGGGCATCGGCAACTCCGACGACGCCGACACCGAACCCGAAGCCCGAACACGGCACGCTAAGCGGGAAGCGAATCCTCATTACCGGCGGTCCGACCTACGAACCCATCGACCCTGTTCGTTTCATCGGTAATCGTTCGAGCGGTAAAATGGGCGCGGCATTGGCGAACGTGGCACTGCAGGAGTTCGGGGCAGCCGTAACGCTCGTTATGGGCCCATCGAGCGAACAGACGGAAGGGTTGATGCATCGTATCGATGTCGAATCTGCCGCCGAGATGTACCGTGCAGTGATGCAGCAACTTCCTGCCGCCGATATTGTGGTCATGAGTGCGGCAGTGAGCGACTACCGCATCAAGAACTATTCGGCTGCAAAACTGAAGAAAGATGCGTCGCGCTCGGCGCTGACGCTTGAGCTCGAACTTACAACGGACATACTCAAAGATATTGCCGCGAATACACGCTCGGGGCAGTTCGTCGTCGGCTTCGCACTCGAATCGAAAGAGCGCGGCGAAGAATACGCAAGGAAGAAACTCACAGAGAAGTCGCTCGATATGATCGTTCTCAACTACTTCGACGAGGCGGGTGCAGGCTTTGCGACCGACACCAACCGGGTAACGATCTTTCTAAAGGACGGCTCGCGCCGCGACTTCGCACTTGCCGGTAAACGCGAGATCGCTCGCGAGATATTTACGCTCATTGCATCATTGATCTGA
- a CDS encoding aminotransferase class V-fold PLP-dependent enzyme translates to MTVGEARRQFPHTWTDMVYLNHAAISPMCFRVREAVAAYLEARALKDIESWPTAPRMANQVKITLANRFATKADRLAFVLNTSEGLSLLTEGLQWHAGDRIALFRYEFPTNVYPFLNQQRKGVAIDLLEPPDGRITPEYLATAIKPDTKLFTLSSVQFLSGYRADLEAIGAFCKSRGIIFCVDSIQGFPYLPIDVEKAQIDFLSCGAHKWLMSPEGVAFVYVSEAMQARIHQPTMGWTTVKNAMNPFDFDLSRIRDDAGRYENGTMNYPGIAGLKAMLEFFEEFGYDEMQRRTVALSGMIVEECTKQGVEVLTPAVATERGGIASIAIENPEAVYERLMNAEITVALRAGKIRFSPYFYTTEEEIKKAMNIVFS, encoded by the coding sequence ATGACGGTCGGCGAAGCACGACGGCAATTCCCGCATACGTGGACCGATATGGTCTATCTCAATCATGCGGCTATCAGCCCCATGTGCTTTCGTGTGCGCGAGGCTGTTGCAGCGTATCTTGAAGCACGGGCACTGAAGGATATCGAAAGCTGGCCGACTGCGCCGCGCATGGCAAACCAGGTGAAGATTACGCTTGCCAATCGTTTCGCTACGAAGGCCGACCGGCTTGCATTCGTGCTCAATACCTCCGAGGGCTTGAGTCTGCTCACCGAAGGACTGCAGTGGCACGCCGGCGATCGTATTGCCCTTTTTCGCTACGAATTTCCGACCAATGTCTATCCGTTTCTGAATCAACAACGCAAGGGTGTCGCGATCGATCTGCTCGAACCACCCGACGGGCGCATCACGCCGGAGTATCTGGCAACCGCGATCAAGCCGGACACAAAGCTCTTCACACTCAGCTCCGTACAATTCCTTTCGGGATATCGGGCGGACCTCGAAGCGATCGGCGCATTCTGCAAATCACGCGGGATCATTTTTTGTGTGGACTCCATCCAAGGATTCCCCTATCTGCCGATCGACGTCGAGAAAGCACAGATCGACTTTCTCTCGTGCGGCGCTCATAAATGGTTGATGTCGCCGGAAGGCGTGGCGTTCGTGTATGTCAGCGAGGCGATGCAAGCACGTATTCATCAACCGACCATGGGCTGGACGACGGTGAAGAATGCGATGAACCCATTCGATTTCGACCTTTCGCGTATTCGTGACGACGCCGGACGCTACGAGAACGGTACGATGAACTACCCGGGCATTGCCGGTCTCAAAGCGATGCTGGAGTTCTTCGAGGAATTCGGCTACGACGAAATGCAGAGGCGGACGGTTGCTCTCTCGGGGATGATCGTCGAAGAGTGTACTAAACAAGGCGTGGAAGTGCTCACACCCGCAGTTGCGACCGAGCGCGGGGGGATTGCGTCTATCGCGATCGAGAATCCGGAGGCGGTATATGAGCGGCTCATGAACGCCGAAATAACGGTCGCACTTCGAGCGGGGAAGATTCGTTTCTCTCCGTACTTCTATACGACGGAGGAGGAGATCAAGAAGGCGATGAATATCGTCTTTAGTTGA
- the kdsB gene encoding 3-deoxy-manno-octulosonate cytidylyltransferase — protein sequence MKTAIIIPSRLGSTRLPRKPLHMIAGMTLVERVYRGCKRAHGIEYIAVATDSVEIADHVRAFGGEVIMTPESCETGTERVGIAAQSLPEDIDVVINVQGDEPLIDPIVLDTLRDLFEISPGVRIATPITPLLDDAELANPAVVKVALSRDNRALYFSRSPIPFDRDGADLVDYWQHIGVYAFRKKNLQQILELPPCPLERAEKLEQLRWLDAGYSIHCVNVEYRSVAVDTAEDVEKVEAILRERGEA from the coding sequence ATGAAGACAGCTATTATCATCCCCTCGCGTCTTGGTTCTACCCGGTTGCCGCGCAAGCCGCTGCACATGATTGCGGGTATGACACTCGTCGAGCGGGTATATCGCGGATGCAAACGAGCGCATGGTATCGAATATATCGCCGTTGCGACCGATAGTGTGGAGATCGCCGATCATGTTCGTGCATTCGGTGGCGAGGTGATTATGACCCCCGAATCGTGCGAAACCGGTACGGAGCGCGTCGGCATTGCCGCGCAGTCGTTGCCGGAGGACATCGATGTGGTGATTAACGTACAGGGCGACGAGCCGCTGATCGATCCGATCGTGTTGGATACGTTGCGCGATCTCTTTGAAATCTCACCCGGTGTGCGTATCGCAACCCCGATTACGCCACTCCTTGACGACGCCGAGCTCGCGAATCCTGCCGTTGTAAAAGTTGCCCTGAGTCGCGATAACCGTGCGCTGTACTTTTCGCGTTCGCCGATCCCGTTCGACCGCGATGGCGCGGACCTCGTGGACTACTGGCAGCATATCGGCGTCTATGCATTCCGTAAGAAAAACTTGCAACAGATTCTCGAGCTACCGCCGTGTCCGCTCGAGCGTGCCGAGAAACTTGAGCAGCTTCGGTGGCTCGACGCGGGTTACAGCATTCATTGCGTGAATGTAGAGTATCGCTCGGTCGCCGTGGATACGGCCGAGGATGTCGAGAAAGTGGAAGCAATTCTCAGAGAGCGAGGGGAAGCATGA
- a CDS encoding META domain-containing protein → MKHSLHHLLCILMFVAAGCTSATPPPIVPPTNQLDGTHWRLKIIFRRIADDIYFDDSLVTHYTLNFGANYTVSGVGDCNQFSGTYRFGLQDTIQLTDLHTTLIGCPDPNTEELYFTGLSQAIEYRVDTDEMLVYCPGDHVWQLYFYRF, encoded by the coding sequence ATGAAACACTCTCTTCATCATCTGCTATGCATCCTCATGTTCGTTGCCGCCGGCTGTACGAGTGCAACACCGCCGCCGATCGTACCGCCGACGAACCAACTCGACGGCACTCACTGGAGGCTAAAAATAATATTCCGCAGAATAGCCGACGATATCTACTTCGATGACAGCCTCGTGACCCATTACACGCTCAATTTCGGCGCGAATTATACTGTTTCCGGGGTCGGGGACTGCAATCAGTTCTCCGGTACGTATCGGTTCGGTTTGCAGGACACCATCCAGTTGACCGATCTGCACACGACACTGATCGGTTGCCCGGACCCCAATACCGAAGAGTTATACTTTACAGGGCTCTCACAGGCTATCGAGTATCGTGTTGATACCGACGAGATGCTCGTCTACTGCCCGGGTGACCATGTCTGGCAGCTCTATTTCTATCGTTTTTGA